A genomic window from Candidatus Kouleothrix ribensis includes:
- a CDS encoding ABC transporter permease, whose amino-acid sequence MINYLRVPWAFLVRDYRLDVSYKLGFLFRVSSAVLNVAIYYFIANVFSSTAAPYLSAYGGSYFAFVILGVAFSEYMSIGMGAIGESVREGQTTGTLELMLLSPTRLLSTLFSSSLWSYVFATLRVLVYIVVGIFLGMDYGRANLPFALLALLVSVVSFNALGLFAASVIILMKRGDPLGWALRVSSLLLSGVYYPVGVLPSWLRLLGQALPLTHSLELLRRSLLLGEGFAQLGGELLVLCALTLVLLPAGLLACHLAINIARVDGSLSHY is encoded by the coding sequence ATGATCAACTATCTGCGGGTGCCGTGGGCCTTCCTCGTGCGCGACTACAGGCTCGATGTGAGCTACAAGCTGGGCTTTCTGTTCCGGGTGAGCAGCGCGGTGCTGAACGTGGCGATCTACTACTTCATCGCGAACGTGTTCAGTAGCACCGCCGCGCCCTACCTGAGCGCGTACGGCGGCAGCTACTTTGCGTTTGTGATCCTCGGTGTAGCCTTCAGCGAGTATATGTCGATCGGCATGGGCGCGATCGGCGAGAGCGTGCGCGAGGGCCAGACCACCGGCACGCTTGAGCTGATGCTGCTGAGCCCGACGCGGCTGCTGTCCACGCTGTTCTCGTCGTCGCTGTGGAGTTACGTTTTTGCAACATTGCGAGTCCTAGTCTATATCGTTGTCGGTATCTTCTTGGGGATGGATTATGGCCGGGCCAATCTGCCCTTCGCACTGCTGGCGCTGCTGGTGAGTGTGGTGAGCTTCAACGCGCTTGGGCTGTTCGCGGCGAGCGTGATTATTCTGATGAAACGCGGCGATCCGCTTGGCTGGGCGCTGCGCGTAAGCTCGCTGCTGCTGAGCGGCGTGTACTACCCGGTTGGCGTGCTGCCAAGCTGGCTGCGGCTGCTGGGCCAGGCGCTGCCCTTGACCCACTCGCTCGAGCTGCTGCGGCGCTCGCTACTACTTGGCGAGGGGTTCGCCCAGCTCGGCGGCGAGCTGCTGGTGCTGTGCGCGCTGACACTCGTGTTACTGCCGGCCGGGCTGCTGGCCTGCCATCTGGCGATCAACATTGCGCGAGTCGATGGGAGCTTATCGCATTACTGA